One Cricetulus griseus strain 17A/GY chromosome 5, alternate assembly CriGri-PICRH-1.0, whole genome shotgun sequence genomic window carries:
- the LOC100766274 gene encoding elongin-C-like, producing the protein MDGEEKTYGGCEGPDAMYVKLISSDGHEFTVKREHALTSGTIKAMLSGPGKFAENETNKVNFREIPSNVLSKVCMYFTYKVRYTNSSTEIPEFPIAPEIVPELLMASNFLDC; encoded by the coding sequence ATGGATGGAGAAGAGAAAACTTATGGTGGCTGTGAAGGCCCTGATGCCATGTATGTCAAGTTAATATCTTCTGATGGCCATGAATTTACTGTAAAAAGAGAACATGCGTTAACATCAGGAACAATAAAGGCCATGCTGAGTGGACCAGGGAAGTTTGCTGAGAATGAAACCAATAAGGTCAATTTTAGAGAGATCCCTTCGAATGTACTATCGAAAGTGTGCATGTATTTCACCTACAAGGTCCGCTACACTAACAGCTCCACCGAGATTCCTGAATTCCCAATTGCACCTGAAATTGTACCGGAACTGCTGATGGCTTCGAACTTCctagattgttaa